The Candidatus Poribacteria bacterium genomic sequence TCGACTATTCCTTTGGTGGATTAATCTAATCTAATCAGTGTGGTGACTTAAGAGGGAGTAGTGAGGAATCGCCCAATAGATACGCTCGGAGGAGAATCGGACCAAGCATATGTGAATTGGTGGGACTTGAACTGTCGTTCAGTGAAACACCTCCCCTGAACACCTCTAGGCAAATTGAGGTTCGACCCATCCATATTCACCGTTATCATCTTCGTATACAACGTTGACCTGTTCCGTCTGTGCGTTCAAGAAAAGCAACAAGGTATCTCCAGAAGTCCGAAGCTGCATCACCGCTTCCCTTACGCTCATCGGCTTAGAAGCGAATTTTTCGGGAGCCCTGAAGTGAGGGTCGGGCATATTTGATGAATCATCCGTATCGGATTCTGCCAGCGTACTGTTTCCATTACCACTTAACTGCATTGCGACCTCACGTCGAGGCAAACGCTGTCGCCGATCCTTAATTCTCTCTTTATGGCGGCGGATCTGTGTCTCAATTTTGTCTATTACATCGTCTAGCGATGAGAAAACATCGTGCGTTTCACCTTGGGCATGGAAGGTTGCTTTACGTGTTGCAAGCGTAATTTCCGTTCGGTAACGGTTTTTCTCCACCTCCAGAACTACCTGAAAATCGATAACAGGGCTAAAAATCGTTTCAATCTTCTTAGTACGCTTTGCAATGTAAGTTTTAATATCATCTGTAATTTCAAGATGACGGCTCGTAAGATGGATTTGCATACCTTAGACTCCCTTCTTTGAATTAATGCTGCATTGGCGACTGCCGTTTCATTACAAATCAGCAAATCGTTAATTACCCTACCATTTCCGTTTCCTTTTAGGAGATGGTAAAATATTAAGCTCCTCGCGGTATTTGGCAACAGTTCGTCTTGCCGTATGGATCCCTTGCGCTTCCAATGCATCAGAGATTGCCTTATCACTCAACGGTTTCGCTGCGTCCTCATTTTCAATCATATCTTTAATCTTCTCTTTAACTGTGGTTGCAGCGACATTTGATCCGGAATCCGTGGGGAGTTCACCGCTGAAAAAGTATTTCAGCCTGTAGATACCTTGAGGTGTTTCGACGTACTTATTCGACGTGACCCGGCTGACTGTTGATTCATGGACCCCCGCCATATCTGCTATCTGCTTTAATACCAGCGGTTTAAGCCCCTCAACGCCTTGCTCCAAGAAATCCGCCTGCACCTCAAAAATCGCTTCCGTTACCCTTGCAATCGTTTGGCGACGTTGCACAATACTTTGTAACAAATCCCTTGCCTGAGTTCTGCGAACCTCTAGCCACTCCTTCGTTTTGGGATCTAAGTTTTTATTTCCGTTCATCATCCAATCGACGTAGATGGGATTCAAACGGAGTCGAGGCATACCATCGTCGTTGGTGATAACTCGGTATTCCCCGTCAATTTTTTCAATTGTAACGTCAGGAATGATCGTTTCAGGTGCCCTTGGATCTCTGGGATCAGAGAAGTGACGCCCCGGATAGGGATCCAAGGAACCAATTAGTTCCCGCACTTCTACAATTTTACTGATTTGTGCCCCAAGTCCTTGGGCGATGCGCTGGAGATGATTATCCGTTAAATCAGCCCAGTGGTGCTTGACGACCATTTCTGCGAGTGGATTCTCAATTTGTGCAGCTCTCATCTGTGTAAGAAGGGTTTCCGGAATGGTTCGATAAGCGATTCCGATGGGCTCAAAGTTGTTGTGAATAAAGTGCAAAACAGCCTCTACCTCATCCACGTCGCAACCGACGGCGGCTGCGATATCTTCGAGGGTGATGTTGTAAACGTTGAGTTGACCATCTTCCCTGTTGACTGTATAGGTCTGTCCACCCGCCGCATCGGTTATCAGCCAGCACCTATCTTCCGATTTCACAGTAACAGTTGCATCTTGAGAAAGCGAAATGTCGTCGTTTTCAAAGTCCTTACGTAGCCCTTTTTCAATTACGTTTCGCAGGAATTCTGGGAGTACCTCATTATCTAAGTCATTTTGGAACAATGGGTCGATATCGAATAGAGGACCAGTCCGCAACTGACCGTTATCATCAAGATTACCGATAATTTGCTCACCAATTTTCCGATCCATGTCCGAAAAAGGTGCGACACTGAGTTGTTCCATCAGAAAATCGTGTAGCGACTGGAAACTAGCAATATCGGAGGGACGCTGGTCATCGTTGTTTTCCCAATGCTCAAACTCTCCGCTTTCACCCCGGTGGAAGGAGTCATCCAGAAAGTCCTTCCAGTCAAAGTCTGGTTCTTTATCCTCGCGATCGATAATCTCTCCAGGTTCATTCCATTGGGTATCTGGATCGAGTGCTTCTAGGTCGATAATTGCCTCAAGTTCATCCTCGTCCAATATCTCCTCTAAGAGCGGATTTTGCTCCAATTGCTGACTCAAATGCTGCGTCAGATCCAGCCGTGACATCAGAAGTACCTGAATCGCTTGCTGTAGCTTGGGCGTCATGACCAGTCGGTGCTGTAAGCTCGCGGTTTGTCTCATTCCAACGTTCATGACCTGATCTCCTCAAATGATTGCGTTATATCTGCTGAGATCGGCGCAGTTCAAAATTATGCCCTAAGTACTGCTCCCTAGCGATCTCACTCTCGACAAGTGCCTCCGGGGTGCCGCTTAACGTGATTTTTCCGTCGGTAATTAAGTAAGCGCGGTCAACGATGCCTAACATTTCCGACGCATTGTGGTCTGTGATTAGGATGCCAAGATCTCTATCGCGTAAGTGTAAGATGAGCTGTTTAATATCTTGAACCGCAATTGGATCTATTCCTGAAAATGGTTCATCCAACAAAATAAAAGACGGAGACGCTGCCAAGGCTCTCGCGATTTCAGCACGACGACATTCCCCACCCGAAAGGGTATATGCCTTCCGATCTGCTAGCTCAAAAATGCCAAGTTCTTCCATCAGTTGTTCACTGTGTTCCCCACGTTCCCTTTTGGGAATATCACGCACCTCTAAGATGGCTTCGATGTTTTGTCTGACCGTCAGTTTCCGAAAGATAGAGGTCTCTTGGGCGAGATAACCGATGCCCCGTCGTGCGCGCTTATACATCGGCAGAAATGTGATATCCTCGCCATCATAGATAATCTGCCCTACATTAGGACGAATCAGTCCAACAACCATATAAAATGTCGTTGACTTGCCCGCACCGTTCGGCCCCAGCAAACCGACAATTTCCCCTGTCTCAACTTCAAGGCTGACCCGGTTAACAACAATGGGGCCACGTCTTGTATAACTTTTAACAAGTTCATGGGTTTGAAGGACCGCCACTGCTTTCTACCTCCTCTTCTTCTTGTGACTCTGTTTCTTCTTGTGACTCAGCCTCAGGTTCCTTTTGAGACTTCACACGGATCCGAACCTTTATATTGCCCTCTCCGGAGCGTTCGCCTGTGCGACGGTTATATGTGAAAGTATCCGCTTCCAACCGATCCTCATTTTGAAGGACAATGACGTTTTCGCTAAAGTCTATAATATCCGTGAGGTGGTTCAAGATTGCGTGGGCACAAGTGACAAAGGTATCCCCATCCCGAAGTTCGACGTTGCCTTCCGCCACGGTTCTGACAGTTTCATTCGTGTCGACGTTTTCATAAATGGTCACTTTGTCGGCATTCAAGAAGCCGTCGGGTCTTTCAATTTGAACGTTACCAGTAAAAATTGTCACTCCTTCTTTTTCACGTTGCTCGAAACGATCTGCGTGTTTAACATCGATCACATCCCCCTCTGAAGCCATTTCATCGCTTATTTCTTCCTGTTCCGGTGGAGCTGCCTCTTGTTCATCGGCCGGGTACGCGGGGTTGCTAAATAAAAAAACAGTAAGGAGCAACCCAACCGCCCAAAGTAAAGCCACGGTAGGTTTTGGAACTGTTACAGAATTAATTCTCAGTTGCATCAAATTTCTCATCCTTTGGATAAATTTTAGATTGAACGTTCTTCATTATAACCACTTCAAGTGTCGGATCGCCTTCTAGTTCTTGACCGACCATTGTCGAATCACCCCGTACAATTGTGGATATATTCGGCGCAAACAACTTGCCATCACTGTTTCGCCAGTGAAGTTCATCCGTGTAGAGTCGCCCATCTAGGCTCTTTCCAACAACGTTCTCAAAAAAGTGAATATCATTGCTTGACTCGATAAGCTCGCCACGATCGCCTGTTATTGTTATTGCCCACTTGCCCTCCTCAAAGATCTGGACTTTTGGCTTTTCCATTTCCACAATCTCTTTCAGGAATGTTGCCTTCTCAGCAACAAGCGTCCACCGTGTGATGCCCCCATCTGCGTGTTGGGTTGAAAAGGTAGACAGTATCTGTTGAGGCGTTTCTTGAACCGGTTCTGTCGGTTCTTCGTCTGCTTTATCACAGCCGAAAGTGAATAGGCTGAAAGCTACCAAAAGGAAGAAGACTTGAAATGCGATATATAAGTGTCGGTTATTCAGGTTGTGTTTTCCAGCGTTCATGCATCCAAATCCACTGTTCCGGGTAGCGTCGAATATAAGATTCAATGACTTTGGTGAACTGCTGCGTGTTGACCAAGAGGTCTGTTTCTTTCTCTCCACTCTGTTGCAAAGTCAATGGTGCTTCGATAATAGCACGATGTGAATTGTCCGGTTGGCGGACAATAAAAGTTGGCAAAATCGCAGCGCCGGTCTTGAGCGCGAAGGCTACTGGACTATAAGGTGTGTAAGCAGGCTGACCGAAAAAGTCAACGAAGATTCCTCGAGTACGGGTGTCCACGTCTGCAAGAATCGCGATTAGTTCATTCCGATTGAGACAGCGTAATACTTCACGAACCGATCGATCTCGGTCTATGCCTTGCCATCCAACTTTTTCTCGATAGCTGCTAACAATGGCGTCTAAACGTTTGGATCGCAGCTCACGGGTAATCCCACGGATTGTATAGCCATGTGCAAGGATGCTGGCACCAAGAAGTTCCCAATTGCCAAAGTGAGCCGTCAGGATGATTGCGCCTCTGCCTTGAACTAGTGCTTTATCAATATGTTCTCTGCCCTCGAGGGTAACAAGTTGATGGAGAGTCTCAGGGGACATGCAAGGCAGCTGCATAAATTCCATCAAATTCTTACCGATGTTCTGGAAGGAGCGTCGAACCATCCTGCCTACCATCGGCTGACCGATACCAAGGCTCTGCGCCACATGCTTGCACGCCTTAGCTTTTTCGCGATGGGAGAACAAAAAAACAACTGTAGCAAGATAAACGCCTATGAATAAAGCGAGTTTACGAGGCAGCCGAGCAATGCACTGACCTATATATTTTGCCGTAAATACGTAACAGTAATCTTTCAGAGTGCGCCACATACCTGACCCCTATTATAGCAAATTCGA encodes the following:
- the raiA gene encoding ribosome-associated translation inhibitor RaiA, with product MQIHLTSRHLEITDDIKTYIAKRTKKIETIFSPVIDFQVVLEVEKNRYRTEITLATRKATFHAQGETHDVFSSLDDVIDKIETQIRRHKERIKDRRQRLPRREVAMQLSGNGNSTLAESDTDDSSNMPDPHFRAPEKFASKPMSVREAVMQLRTSGDTLLLFLNAQTEQVNVVYEDDNGEYGWVEPQFA
- the rpoN gene encoding RNA polymerase factor sigma-54 — its product is MNVGMRQTASLQHRLVMTPKLQQAIQVLLMSRLDLTQHLSQQLEQNPLLEEILDEDELEAIIDLEALDPDTQWNEPGEIIDREDKEPDFDWKDFLDDSFHRGESGEFEHWENNDDQRPSDIASFQSLHDFLMEQLSVAPFSDMDRKIGEQIIGNLDDNGQLRTGPLFDIDPLFQNDLDNEVLPEFLRNVIEKGLRKDFENDDISLSQDATVTVKSEDRCWLITDAAGGQTYTVNREDGQLNVYNITLEDIAAAVGCDVDEVEAVLHFIHNNFEPIGIAYRTIPETLLTQMRAAQIENPLAEMVVKHHWADLTDNHLQRIAQGLGAQISKIVEVRELIGSLDPYPGRHFSDPRDPRAPETIIPDVTIEKIDGEYRVITNDDGMPRLRLNPIYVDWMMNGNKNLDPKTKEWLEVRRTQARDLLQSIVQRRQTIARVTEAIFEVQADFLEQGVEGLKPLVLKQIADMAGVHESTVSRVTSNKYVETPQGIYRLKYFFSGELPTDSGSNVAATTVKEKIKDMIENEDAAKPLSDKAISDALEAQGIHTARRTVAKYREELNILPSPKRKRKW
- the lptB gene encoding LPS export ABC transporter ATP-binding protein codes for the protein MAVLQTHELVKSYTRRGPIVVNRVSLEVETGEIVGLLGPNGAGKSTTFYMVVGLIRPNVGQIIYDGEDITFLPMYKRARRGIGYLAQETSIFRKLTVRQNIEAILEVRDIPKRERGEHSEQLMEELGIFELADRKAYTLSGGECRRAEIARALAASPSFILLDEPFSGIDPIAVQDIKQLILHLRDRDLGILITDHNASEMLGIVDRAYLITDGKITLSGTPEALVESEIAREQYLGHNFELRRSQQI
- the lptC gene encoding LPS export ABC transporter periplasmic protein LptC, translated to MNAGKHNLNNRHLYIAFQVFFLLVAFSLFTFGCDKADEEPTEPVQETPQQILSTFSTQHADGGITRWTLVAEKATFLKEIVEMEKPKVQIFEEGKWAITITGDRGELIESSNDIHFFENVVGKSLDGRLYTDELHWRNSDGKLFAPNISTIVRGDSTMVGQELEGDPTLEVVIMKNVQSKIYPKDEKFDATEN
- a CDS encoding lysophospholipid acyltransferase family protein; the encoded protein is MWRTLKDYCYVFTAKYIGQCIARLPRKLALFIGVYLATVVFLFSHREKAKACKHVAQSLGIGQPMVGRMVRRSFQNIGKNLMEFMQLPCMSPETLHQLVTLEGREHIDKALVQGRGAIILTAHFGNWELLGASILAHGYTIRGITRELRSKRLDAIVSSYREKVGWQGIDRDRSVREVLRCLNRNELIAILADVDTRTRGIFVDFFGQPAYTPYSPVAFALKTGAAILPTFIVRQPDNSHRAIIEAPLTLQQSGEKETDLLVNTQQFTKVIESYIRRYPEQWIWMHERWKTQPE